The Nitrospira sp. genome includes the window GATCCCCCGGACCGTGACGATGGACGCGGGCTCTTGCAGCGAAGTGAATGTCACGGCCCTCACGGCGCTGGGCTGTCAGCCGCTCATCCCACCGGATCGCCAACAGAGGGGGCTCCGGAAATTCGGACAGTATGCTAAGTGGTAGCCTGGCTTCATCGAAGCTACCGAGAGGCGGCGATACAAAGGAGCGAGGCGATGAAGGGAACGAGACGGAATCATGGGGCGACCTTCAAGGCCCAGGTGGCGTTGGCCGCCGTCAAGGGCGACAAGACGCTGGCGGAATTGGCCGAGCAATTCAGTGTCCATCCCACCCAGATCACCGAATGGAAGCAGCAATTGTTGGGGCGGGCAGCCGACGTCTTTGGCGGGGCGAAGGCGCCGTCGGAGGCGCCGAATCTCAAGACGCTGCACGCCAAGATCGGGCAACTGACCCTGGAGCATGATTTTTTAGAAGAGGCACTCACCAAGGCGGGCTTGCTGAGCGCAACGCAATGATCAACCGCACCCACGCGTTACCAGTGGCGCAACAATGTCAGCTGCTGAAGGTCGCCCGCTCCACCGCGTACTATCAGCCGGCGCCGGTGTCGGCGGCGCTGGCCCTGATGCGCCGGATTGACGAATTGCATCTGCAGTATCCGTTCGCCGGAGCCCGGATGCTCCGGGATGTCCTCTGGCGCGAGGGCCATGGAGTGGGACGGCGTCATGTGGTGACGCTGATGAGGCGGATGGGGATCATGGCGATCTATCGCATGCCTCGCACCAGCCAACGGCATCCCGCTCACCGGATCTACCCGTATCTGCTGCGCCAGCTGACGATCACGCGTCCGCACCACGTGTGGGCGTCCGATATTACGTACATTCCGATGCGCCGAGGCTTCGTGTATTTGTGCGCGATCCTCGACTGGGCCAGTCGCCGGGTGTTCGCGTGGCGGCTGTCCAACACGTTGACCACGGATTTCTGTCTGGAGGCGGTCCGGGAGGCGCTCGCTCACTATGGCACGCCGGAGATTTTCAACACCGATCAAGGGGGCCAGTTCACGAGCCAAGAGTTCACGGGGCTCCTGAAAGACCATGGCATTCAGATCAGCATGGACGGGACTGGGCGTTGGCGGGTCAATGTGTTCGTCGAACGGCTGTGGCGGAGCCCCAAATACGAAGAGGTCTATCTGCACGCTTACGAGACCGTGGGGGCCGCGCGCGAAGGCGTGGCGCGCTATCTGATGTTCTATAACCAGCAGCGACCCCATCGGGCGCTTGACGGCCAGACGCCCGATCAGGTGTACTGCACCAACCTGACGACACGGCTTACCGCCGCATAGTCAGCAACCCGCGAGGCGCGACTTAAGAAAGACCAAATTCTGTCCAACTAGTCGGAGCCACTTCAAACTCCATGGCCAGGCAGTGCCGATGGCTTCCCCGCCTGCGGCGCGCGTTCCCCAAGGCCGCGCTGCGTGTCCGCGTAGACGGCGGGTTCGCCGGGAACGACTGGCTGGACTTCCTGGAAGCGGAGCGGGTTGAGTATGTCGTCGGGCTGGCCAGCAATGCGCGGCTGGAACGGCGGGCGGGCAAGCTGTTGGCCGAAGCCTGGGCCATGTCGAAGGCCAGTGGTCGGACCGAACACCACTATGGGGAGACCCAGTATGCCGCTGCGTCGTGGTCCCAGCCCCGGCGGGTAATCATGAAGGCCGAAGTCGTCCGGCTGCCGGGACGGGCTCCCAAATGCAACCCGCGGTTCGTGGTGACGAATCTGGCGGTGCCCCCGACGAGGGGGGACGCGACCTACTGTCAGCGGGGTGACATGGAGAATCGGCTCAAGGAGTTGCATGACGGTCTGACGCTGGGGCGGACGAGCTGCTCACGGTTTTGGGCGAACCAGTTCCGGGTGCTGCTCACCACGGCGGCGTATGTCCTGCTGCAGGAGTTGCGGCGGCGCGCCGCCGGCACGGGCTTTGCCCAGGCCCAAGTGATGACCCTCCGAGACCGGTTGCTCAAGCTGGCCGTCTGGGTGGAAGGATCGGTTCGTCGGCTCGTCCTGCACCTGCCTCGCACAGCGCCGTGGCGCCGCACCTGGCGACGACTGGCCTTGGCCGTGGGTGCGTCGCCTGGGTAACCGAGCGCCGGGGCTTGGATGAACACGGTCTCCACCTGCTTGCGCAGGAGCGGTGTTTCTGGATCAGGCCGGATACAACTGGTCTGAGGGGGTGCAACCAGACGGAGAGTCTGGGCTGCCCTCACTTCACACGTCATGAGACCTCCACGCACTCGGAATCGGCGCCGATGGCGCTCAGAAGTAGGCGATTGGGTGACTGTGGCCATCAGTCACGAATAAAGGAGGCTAAGGATCGGCAGTCATCCGCTTCATGTCCGAGACCTCCGAGTCTCCCTGTAGCTTTCCAGTTGTAACGGTGATCGCGCTGATACCGGAGTGCCGCCGGATTTCACTGATCCGGCGGCCAGCATCGGCCTCTTTCAGAAGTGACACGATTTGGTTCTCGATCAACGTCGCAGGTGAAAAACGCCTGCAAACCTGCATCCCTCCTGATGTTAGAGAGCAAGTCATGACGATATCCGGACACTGCCGACCTTCAGAATGCTGTGGCTGACATTGGCGCAATAAGCATTTGGGCGGTGGATCCACCCGTATAGTATTCATAGGCGCCTATATCGTAGGCACCTCCTTGGGGCCGAGCAACGGCGTTGTAAGCTACTTTGGCACTAGAGCTCAAGCCCTTGTTAACGACTTTACTTCCAGAGGTCAGAGCAAAGTTGGGAGACGACACCAGTGTGCTGGGAGCATTGACAAACCCCGGATTGGTTGTAGTCACAATGTTGCCCGATTGCGTGTAATTAACCCCTTGAGTGGCGCCAGCGCTGAGAAAGACCGTCGAACCTGCTCCAGTCGCGCAGGCATAATTATTTCGAATCAAAATGCCTTTGCTCTTCATCGATATGAAAGTAACCCCGTTCGTATAGGAAGCTGACCGTCTCACGCCATTCTCGTAGAAAACATTATTCTCAACCTTCAGATTCTGTAGAGTTGAACCCCACGCAACCATGCCGCTCCCGTGGGCTTGGTACGCCATGGTGTTGTTGGCGATGACCCAATTATACGACAGGGCGTACGCCGAGCCCGGATGTTTCGTAGAGTTATAACTGACCGTCCCATTTGCTTGAATGCCATAGCCCAGGTTGTCGTAAATAAGGTTATTCGTGATCGTGATTGCCGTGCCGTTCAGATAGATGCCATGATCCAAGCTGCACACGGATGGTGTCGTGGCACAGGTCGCAAAGCGTCCATTGTGGTTGATCCTGTTCCGATCGATCAGAATCACGGTGCCATTGCCGTAAATCCCTTGCATAAGGCTGTGGTGAATCCAATTCCGCCGTATTGTGATATTATGGCCATTCTCGACTTTAATACCATCATACGCATTCCGGATCTCAAACCCTTCAATCGTGATCCAGCCGATCGCCTTCTGATACCCAGCGTAGTTCTTGAAATTGACCTTTTTCGTCGTCGCGTGGTCGACAAAATCAATGACGGGAAACTGGCCCGAAGCATTGAGGAGCTTGATCGGAGCCGACGAGGTTCCCGATCGTCCGAATTGGATCCCCCCCTCTCTGTATGTTCCACCTCGGACATAGGTGGTATCTCCGGCGACCATCTTGCTGGCCGCATGGGCTATGGTTCGCCACGGTTGTGAGCTGGTGCCCGAGTTGCTGTCGTTTCCGCTCGTGGCGACGTAGTACGTTGCCGCAGAGACCGACAAGGTCGGTGAGAGAATGCTGGCAAGAATACAGCTGCCGATTACTGACTTGATTCGGATCATTCTAGTGTCTCCTTTATCTTGTATCTTGCGAAAATGAATAGGTGGTGCGCCGTTACCGCTTTCCACAATGCCCGCTACGGAATCCAGGAGCTGCTTGAATCCAAATTACCTTGCGGTTTCACAAGCAACGATCGTGCCAAAGCGGATATTCATGAAATGGCAGAAACAAAAGAGAAAATGCATGAAATTTTGATCATGCTGGTATTAAACTATTTGGAGACTGTAGGTGTGTAGGTTGAAAGAAACATCGGCTGGTTTCCGTTGGTGATGGTTGCCAGACTGTTTCTACTTGGCAGAGAAGCCCAACAGGGTGCCGTGCACATCGAAGTGCAGTTGGGGTTGAGGGCACCGAAGCGCGAGCCTATTACCTGATGCGAGTGATTTCCCAGAATTATTCAGAATCCAACTGACGGTCGGAAACCTCATTGAGTCCGTCTCTTTAATCGGAGACTTATCTAGAGTCTTGCAATAGGGAACGGATGCGAATGACAATCGCAAATATCAACTCCGTGAAGATGTGCATCACTGTATTGGCATGCATGGAGCGGGGTCCTGCTCGCGGCCACCCATCGTTCGCATCCTCCAGTGGTATTGGGCTGGTATAGCTGGTATTATACCTATCTGCTTGGCTTGCTGGTTGGTGTCGCCGCGACACTCTCACTGGTCAAATCGTCCTGGTACTTGAAGCTTTGCCAGGCGAAAACAGGGATCCTCGTAAGCGGTGTGTCATTGCTCGTATCGATCGGTGTGGTCGAACTGGCGCTTCGTCTGGTTGATCCGCTCGGGATCTCCTACTACGAGCTGGCAGGGAATTACGTGCGCGACAAGCTGGCCGATGACCAGCTCATCTTCCGCCACAAACCGTCCTGGGAGGCCCGCTACGGCGACGTGCGCGTGACCTATAACGAACGAGGATTACGCGATCGACCGATTTTGCCGAAAGCCGCCGGGGAATATCGGATTCTTGCGCTTGGAGACTCGGTGACCTTTGGATGGGGGGTGGACCAGGACAAGACGTTCACTGCCCGGCTCGAATCATTACTGCAAGGTCGTCTCCACCGGCCGGTGAGGGTGATCAACAGTGGGGTGGGGGGGTACAACACGGTGCAAGAGGTGACCTATTTCAAGCAGGAAGGGATCAATCTGCAGCCGGATTTGGTGATGTTGACCTATGTGCAGAATGACATCGAAGTGAACAAAGGGCCTTTCGATCCATGGACTCAAAGTTCTCTGTGGGGAAAGCCTTTTCCCGACATGTTAGAAACTATGGTGAGGAAGCTGTGGCTCTTTCGATTAGCTCATCATACCTATCGCTATGCCATACCTAAACAGGTAAAAGAGGAGCCTTCTGCTCCCTCGCAAAATGGGATGGGATGGCGTGCGTCCATGTCGGCGTTAGGCGAACTAATTGAGATGTGTGAAGAACGGAGGATCCCACTCATCCTATTCTTCGAACGGTTGGATCCACGCGACAATAACTTATTGCTGGAAGATGTGGTTCGGCATGCCAAAGGAGTTCCGGTCAAGGACATGGCACCATGGTTTGCGGGGCTGCGCATAGCTTCACATGTGAATTCGAAGGTCGATGGCCACCCTAATGGGGAAGGCCATCGTGTGATGGCGGAACACATGGCCGAGGACATTGTGGGCTACCTCGTCCAGTTAACAGATCGTGCAAGTCGGACCGAGAGCAGACGTATGACACGATAAGCCGACATGCACCTTTTCGGAAACATTTGACCTCTCTGATGCTCATAGCTACGCCGTCAGATACCAATCCTCTCAAAAATTGATCATTGGAGGGGAGATCGTCCAATCGCATTGGACGAGGGCATAAGGGATATCCTTGAAGATCGATATTAGAAGATAAAAGGTAAACCCCACCCATCGTGGGATTGAAAAACTGCTCGCGGAATTGTTTCATCAATCAAAGAGTATCTTGGTTTCGGAATCGGGAGATCATCAGACGCCGGATATAGTCCTGATCGCAAGCGGATCGCGATGGCAGAGTCGTTGCCGCACTCAAGTGCTTGCTCTAGATGAAGCTACTTCCAACTATTTTTCAGGCTAAGGAGGAATGTCATGAGTGGGTTTGTTATGGAACTGTGGGCCTTTATGAAAGAGCGCAAGAAATTTTGGCTCTTGCCGATTCTGGTGGTTCTGCTTTTGTTCGGCACATTGATTGTGTTAACACAAGGTTCGGCGGTCGCTCCCTTTATCTACACATTGTTTTGAGACCAGTTTGCTCTTCCAGATGACGCCTATCCTAAGATCGATTCTTGCGGAATGAACAAGGTTACTCTGGAATGATACCATCGGTGTTCAGATCTCAAAGAGGCAATATCCAGCAGAGTATGGTTTTGTGCCTAGGCACATGTATCAGCGTAAAATCAAGATAATGACGAGCAGCAATTACCGGCTGCCATACGGCAGGAGAGGGTCGCTGTCCTTCTTGTGCGTGGCGGATCCACCTTGGCTCCTCTAGTGAACCATTCAGGAGCGGGTGGCTCAAGTTGCAACCTGGATCATGATTTTCCCACGGAAATCACTCGTCTTCTTGAGTGATTCGGTCGTGGAGGTCGCTTTCATGAGGAGTCGAGGCATCTATGTCGTTTGACCTTAAAGATTCTGATGTCGTATGCGAGGAGGCCAGGATCAAATTGGCCTACCAGACGAAGAAGCCGATCGGATACTATTCATTGTTTGATCCCGGAAACCTGTTTCTTGTCCAAGAACGTGAACGGTCTCTCGTGAAGCGGCTGAGGAAGCACGGCTGTGCCTCACTTGCTGACATGCATGTTCTTGACGTGGGATGCGGAAGTGGATATTGGTTGCGGGATTTTATCAAATGGGGTGTCTCTCCATCCAACTTAACGGGAGTGGAATTGTTGGGCGAGCGACTATCCAGTGCTGCTCGCTTGTGTCCCTCCGAGGTAGCATTACACCGCATGAACGGTGCCACACTTGAGTTCCCTGATGAAAGCTTTGATCTCGTACTGCAATCAGTCGTCTTCACATCAGTTCTGGATGGGAAAATACGGCATCGTATGGCAGAGGAGATGCTTCGTGTGGTGAAGAAGACCGGATTCATCATCTGGTATGACTTCTTTGTGGATAATCCATGGAACCAGAATGTTCGTGGAGTAAGGAAAGCCGAGATTGCACGATTGTTTCCGAATTGTTCCGTTGAACTTGAGCGAGTGTCATTGGTGCTTCCGCTTGCTAGGTTCCTCGCGCCTTGGTCCTGGTTGGTATGTCACTTGCTGAGTCGTTTGCGATTGCTTAATACCCATTACCTTGGCTTGATTCAGAAGAAATAGAGGAGGGCGTGTGAGGTATATCCTTGGAATCTCGGCTTTTTATCACGACAGTGCGGCGTGCCTCGTTCGTGATGGAGACATCATAGCGGCTGCTCAGGAAGAACGGTTTACCCGAAGGAAGCATGATCCCGGTTTTCCTTCTCACGCAGTGGCCTACTGCTTGAAGGAGGGAGGAATTAGGCTGGGTGATCTCCGATATATCGTCTTCTATGATAAACCGCTCGTGAAATTTGAGCGGTTGATCGAGACGTACTTGGCATTCGCTCCGAAAGGGCTCCAGTCGTTTGTGGCGGCTATGCCGGTGTGGCTCAAGGAAAAGCTCTTACTCCGTAATCTGCTTGCGAAGGAATTCCTCGCGTTGGCGCCGGAGATGAACCAGTCGACGCTTCCCCAGCTATTGTTCGGTGAACATCATGAATCGCATGCCGCCTCCGCATTTTACCCGTCGCCCTATGACAAGGCAGTGGTTCTTTGTATGGATGGCGTCGGCGAATGGGCCACCACGTCCGCGTGGCTCGGCGATGGGAATGCATTGACGCCGCTCTGGGAAATTCCGTTCCCCCATTCTCTCGGGCTCCTTTATTCAGCCTTCACGTACTACACCGGTTTCAAGGTTAATTCCGGCGAGTATAAAGTGATGGGTTTGGCTCCGTATGGAGAACCGAAGTACGTCAAGGCCATCTATGACCATCTTCTTGATCTCAAGCCGGACGGGACATTCCGCTTGAACATGGACTATTTCAATTACTGCACTGGATTGACCATGACCGGGGACAAGTTCGATGACTTGTTCGGAGGTCCCCCGCGGAAAGCGGAGAGCAAGTTGACGCAACGTGAGATGGATTTGGCCCGTTCAATCCAAGAAGTGACCGAAGAGGTCATGCTCCGTGTCACGAGAACGCTACACCGCGAAACCGGGATTGAGTATCTCTGTATGGCCGGTGGTGTCGCGCTCAATTGTGTGGGGAATGGGCGGATCCTACGAGAAGGTCCGTTCAAGGGGATCTGGATTCAACCGGCAGCTGGAGATGCGGGAGGGGCGGTCGGTGCTGCGTTGAGTGCCTGGTATCGTTATGATGACCAACCGAGGGGCTCGACTGGTATTGACCGGATGAGCGGGAGTTATCTGGGGCCGAGACATACGAATGCCGAAATCGAGCAGTATCTCAAGCAGGTCGAGGCGCCGTATGAATTGCTCGATGACAATCATCTGTTCGACCGGGTAGCCAAAGATCTTGCGGAAGGGAAGGTTGTTGGCTGGTTGCAAGGTCGGATGGAGTTCGGCCCGCGTGCGCTCGGCGGTCGAAGCATCCTTGGTGACGCCAGAAATACGAAGATGCAATCGGTGATGAACCTGAAGATCAAGTATCGAGAGTCGTTTCGTCCCTTTGCGCCCTCGGTTCTACGGGAGCGAGTGTCGGATTTCTTTGAGATGAATACGGACAGTCCCTACATGCTGCTGGTGGCGCCAGTGATGGAGAAACGACGGTTGCCATTGCCTGCCAATCGATTAGAGCTATGGGGAATCGATCTGTTGAATGTTCCACGGTCCGATATTCCCGCCGTCACTCATTTGGACTACTCGGCCAGAATACAAACCGTCCATGAGGAGACCAACCCAAGGTATTACCGATTGCTCAAGTCGTTCGAAGCACAGACGGGCTACCCCGTTTTGGTCAATACATCTTTCAACGTACGAGGGGAGCCGATCGTATCCACACCGGCGGATGCCTACCGATGTTTTATGCGGACCGAAATGGATGTGCTCGTCCTGGAAAACTGTGTTCTGTATAAGACGAAACAAAAGCCGTTGGAGAACGATACGAACTGGCAAAAAGAATTCGAGCTGGATTAGGAGATGGCGCAATGGATCGAACAAGTCAACAGCCTAGCAAGAAAGATTTCCGGCAGTTCGGTTTCCTAGTCGGAGGCGTATTCACGGTAATCGGATTGTGGCCCGTTGTGTTCCGAAGTGAGTCACCCCGCTTATGGGCGATGATTCTCGGGAGTCTGCTAATTGTTCTGGGCGCGGTTGCCCCGCAGAGCTTGAAACAGGTTCACAAAGGATGGATGAAGGTAGGCCACGTTCTCGGCTCGATTAATACGAAAATCATACTTGGGATCATCTATTATCTGCTTATCACCCCAATGGGCCTGGTCATGCGTCTGATGGGTAAGGATCCCATGCATCGAACGTTGGCGCAAGGGATGGACACCTATCGCATCGTGCGGCTTCCACGGCCACGCCATCATATGCGAAACCAATTTTAAGGAAGGTCTGATTACTCATAAGCCGGTAATTTGCAGAACACGATGTCACTGTTAACCTTATTCTATGCGGATTTCATCGGGTAGTTATTGCCTTAGTTCCTGACTACTGAGTAATTCGAAGGTCTGGGCAGGAACCAATCAGATTTCCTGGGTTTTGGGCACTGGCTGATAGAAACCGAGAATTATTCAGACTTTCCTTAGGTTAATCTGAGCGCTAAGGTACAGGTTGCAATCGGACAGCGATTCTCGATCACACGCCCAATATTTCGTTTCGTGGTCACCGCAGGAATTTTCATGGCCTTTTGATGAATCAAGAGACGTTGCCTGTCGGACAAATGATTCCTATACTTTCCGTTATCATTCCCTGTCGAAATGAGCGCCGACACATTGAAGTTTGCGTGCGGTCAATCCTTGCTCAGGTGCGTCCTTCAGGGGGAATGGAAGTCATTGTCGCAGATGGACTTTCAGATGACGGTACCCGAGAGATTTTGCAGCGCCTCGCCAAAGAACATCCTGAACTGCGGGTGGTGGATAATCCCCGCCGTGTCACCCCTTGCGCGATGAATGTAGGTATCCGCGAGGCGCGTGGACAATATATCGCTATCCTGGGGGCGCACTGCGATTATGCCGCCGATTACTTGAGGACGTGTGTTGAACTGCTCAATGAACACCCTGAGGTATCTTGTGCCGGTGGGCCGATTATTAGTGCAGGGAGGAGCTTGTTTGGGCAAGCCGTGGCTGTTGCGATGTCCCATCCTGCAGGGATAGGCAACGCCAGACATAGACACCCCAACTTTGAAGGCTATGCCGAGGGGGCATGCTATCCGGTGTTTCGCAAAGAAGTCTTTGAAAAGATTGGTCTCTATGATGAAATGTTGCTACGTAATCAGGATGATGAGCTGAATTTTCGTCTCACAAAGCATGGCGGGATGGTCTTTCTCTCTCCACGTGCCCGCGCTACGTACTTCGTGAGAGAAACGGTCACATCGCTCTTTCGCCAATATTTTGAATATGGATATTGGCGGGTTGCTGTGATCAGGAAACATCGAATGCCTGCTTCGTTTCGCCACCTCGTACCGCTCATATTTCTGATCGGGTTGATCGCTTCGTTTACGCTCGCCCTGATTGTTCCGGGCGGCTGGCGCCTTCTCATGCTGGCGGGGCCGTGCGTCTATACACTTATCCTCTGTGGCGTCGGCCTTCGCCTGTCATATCGTGCGGGTTGGAAAGTTGGCGCACTGTTTCCCGTAGCTGCGGCTACAATGCACATTGCCTACGCGATCGGCTTCATGTGGGGTCTCATCAAACGGGCCCAGGCCTCCAGTGTGGTGCCTGCCAATGACCCACTTTGATGCCATCCGGTTGAACCCGTTGATGGCGTCTTTGGAGCTATTTGACTGCATTTGAGTGTGTTGAAACAGTTTGTTTGCCATGGGGAGGGAAGGCGATGAGTATTTCATCCGATGATCGAAAATCGGCCAGCGGGAAGGTGGCAGTCATCGGCGCTGGTTATTGGGGTAAAAACCTAGTGCGTAATTTTGCTGACCTTGGCGCTTTATCAGCCGTGTGCGACAGCAATACTGACACACTACGAGCGCTTAGCGAACAATATCCCCTATGCCGGACATTCGTGTCCTATCCTGAAGTGTTGGGCGACGAGACAATCCGGGCTGTGGCCATTGCCACCCCAGCTGAGGGCCATGCGGATGCAGTACGAGAGGCGTTGCTCGCCGGCAAGGATGTGTTTGTGGAAAAGCCGCTCTGCCTTTCTGTCAAGGAAGGAGAAGAGCTTGTCACCCTCGCCAAGAAGCATGACCGCATTCTCATGGTAGGACATCTTCTCTGGTATCACCCGGCGGTACTGAAGCTCAAAGAATTGATTCGCGCGGGCGACTTGGGCCGCATCCAGTACATCTATTCGAACCGCTTGAATCTTGGTAAGATCCGGCGGGAGGAAAACATACTTTGGAGTTTTGCGCCCCACGATATCTCTGTGATTTTGGGGCTGCTCAATGAGAGTCCTGATGGAGTTCGAGCGCAAGGGGGGAATTACCTCCACCAGCGCATCGCCGATGTCACAATTAGTCTCCTGTCGTTCCCGAGCGGCGTGAAAGCGCATATCTTCGTCTCCTGGCTACACCCCTACAAAGAGCAAAAATTGATAGTGGTGGGCGATCGTAAAATGGCCGTATTCGATGATCTGGAGAAGAAAGATAAGCTCCTCCTGTACCCGCATTCCATCGACTGGAAGGACAATCTTCCAATCGCGAGCAAAGCAGACGCCCAGAGGGTTGAGCTGGAGCAAGGAGAGCCGTTGCGAGCCGAATGCGAACACTTCCTGGAGTGTGTAGCAACGAGGACCAGACCGAGAACAGATGGGGAGGAAGGTTTGCGTGTGTTATCTGTCCTGCAGCAGTGCCAAGAGGCGTTGGAGCAGGCCACTCCACGCCTGACGCGTCCAGCCTCAAAACCGGACAAGACCTACTTTGCTCACGAATCGGCTTTCATCGACGAAGGCGTCGAGATCGACGAGGGAACGAGCATCTGGCACACATCGCACATCCTGAAAGGATCGCACATCGGGAAGAATTGCAAGATAGGCCAGAATGTGGTCGTCGGCCCTCATGTCACAGTCGGTAATGGAGTGAAGATCCAGAACAACGTGTCTGTGTACGAAGGTGTGACTCTCGAAGACCACGTCTTCTGTGGGCCATCAATGGTTTTTACAAATGTGTTTAATCCCCGGAGCGAAATCCCTCGTATGAAGGAGCTTAAGCACACGCTTGTGAAGCGAGGAGCGACATTGGGAGCCAATTCGACCATACTGTGTGGGATTACGATCGGGCGATATGCGTTCATCGGTGCCGGAGCGGTCGTGACCAAGGATGTGCCGGATCATGCGCTTGTAGTCGGCAACCCTGGCCGGGTTACGGGCTGGATGTGTCTGTGTGGGGTTAAACTGCACATCAAGGGCGAGAATGCCGCCTGTCCCGCCTGTGGACAGCGATATCGGGCCGAACGTACGGGGATGACGGTAGTTTAGGAAAGGAGATCTTCATGGGTGTTCCATTACTTGATTTGAAAGCACATCACGAGCCGCTTCACCAGGAAGTCATGGCGGCGCTGGAGCAGGCGTTCCGAAGCCAGGCATTTATTCTCGGCCCGGATGTGGGCAAGCTGGAGGAACGTGTGGCTACCTATTGTCAGAGTAAGTACGGTATCGGCGTGACCTCAGGTACCGACGCCCTCTTGGTCGCCCTCATGGCTCTTGGCATTGGTGCTGGTGATGAGGTCATCACGACGCCCTATTCATTTTTTGCCACGGCCGGTGCAGTCGTACGACTGGGAGCGAAGCCGGTACTTGTAGACATCGATCCCGTCACCTATAATATCGATCCCTCCAAAATTAAGTCGGTGCTGACGGCCAAGAGCAAGGCCATTATTCCGGTCCACCTCTATGGTCAATCCGCCGACATGGCTCCAATTATGGATATCGCCAAGCGGCACAATCTGAGCGTCATCGAGGACGCGGCCCAAGCCATTGGCTCGGAATACCACGATGGGCGGCGAGCCTGCAGCATCGGGACCATCGGTTGCCTGTCGTTTTTCCCGAGCAAGAATCTCGGATGTTTAGGCGACGGCGGGATGGCGATCACCAACGATCCAGATCTTGCGGAACGGATGCGAGTCCTACGCGTCCATGGGAGCAAGCCGAAGTACTATCACAAGCGGATTGGAGGGAACTTCCGTCTTGATACGATTCAGGCCGCGGTTCTGAACGTAAAGCTCAATTATCTCGATGGGTGGACAAAAAAACGGCAGGAGAATGCTACTCGATATGAGACTCTGTTCATGCAGAGCGGCCTCACGCAGACTGGGAGAGTGAAATTGCCGGAGCCTGTATATCGCAGCTCCGGCGCCAAGCACTATCACATTTATAACCAGTTTGTACTCAGGGTCGAGCAGCGAGATGCGCTCATGGCCCATTTAAAGCAGAAAGGAATTGGTGCCGAGATCTACTACCCGGTCCCATTCCACCTGCAAGAGTGTTTTCTCTATTTGGGTTACAAGCCAGGTGATTTTCCTGAGTCCGAACGGGCCGCGAATGAGACAATCGCGATTCCAATCTATCCGGAACTGACTCC containing:
- a CDS encoding Gfo/Idh/MocA family oxidoreductase, whose product is MSISSDDRKSASGKVAVIGAGYWGKNLVRNFADLGALSAVCDSNTDTLRALSEQYPLCRTFVSYPEVLGDETIRAVAIATPAEGHADAVREALLAGKDVFVEKPLCLSVKEGEELVTLAKKHDRILMVGHLLWYHPAVLKLKELIRAGDLGRIQYIYSNRLNLGKIRREENILWSFAPHDISVILGLLNESPDGVRAQGGNYLHQRIADVTISLLSFPSGVKAHIFVSWLHPYKEQKLIVVGDRKMAVFDDLEKKDKLLLYPHSIDWKDNLPIASKADAQRVELEQGEPLRAECEHFLECVATRTRPRTDGEEGLRVLSVLQQCQEALEQATPRLTRPASKPDKTYFAHESAFIDEGVEIDEGTSIWHTSHILKGSHIGKNCKIGQNVVVGPHVTVGNGVKIQNNVSVYEGVTLEDHVFCGPSMVFTNVFNPRSEIPRMKELKHTLVKRGATLGANSTILCGITIGRYAFIGAGAVVTKDVPDHALVVGNPGRVTGWMCLCGVKLHIKGENAACPACGQRYRAERTGMTVV
- a CDS encoding glycosyltransferase family 2 protein, which produces MIPILSVIIPCRNERRHIEVCVRSILAQVRPSGGMEVIVADGLSDDGTREILQRLAKEHPELRVVDNPRRVTPCAMNVGIREARGQYIAILGAHCDYAADYLRTCVELLNEHPEVSCAGGPIISAGRSLFGQAVAVAMSHPAGIGNARHRHPNFEGYAEGACYPVFRKEVFEKIGLYDEMLLRNQDDELNFRLTKHGGMVFLSPRARATYFVRETVTSLFRQYFEYGYWRVAVIRKHRMPASFRHLVPLIFLIGLIASFTLALIVPGGWRLLMLAGPCVYTLILCGVGLRLSYRAGWKVGALFPVAAATMHIAYAIGFMWGLIKRAQASSVVPANDPL
- a CDS encoding carbamoyltransferase encodes the protein MRYILGISAFYHDSAACLVRDGDIIAAAQEERFTRRKHDPGFPSHAVAYCLKEGGIRLGDLRYIVFYDKPLVKFERLIETYLAFAPKGLQSFVAAMPVWLKEKLLLRNLLAKEFLALAPEMNQSTLPQLLFGEHHESHAASAFYPSPYDKAVVLCMDGVGEWATTSAWLGDGNALTPLWEIPFPHSLGLLYSAFTYYTGFKVNSGEYKVMGLAPYGEPKYVKAIYDHLLDLKPDGTFRLNMDYFNYCTGLTMTGDKFDDLFGGPPRKAESKLTQREMDLARSIQEVTEEVMLRVTRTLHRETGIEYLCMAGGVALNCVGNGRILREGPFKGIWIQPAAGDAGGAVGAALSAWYRYDDQPRGSTGIDRMSGSYLGPRHTNAEIEQYLKQVEAPYELLDDNHLFDRVAKDLAEGKVVGWLQGRMEFGPRALGGRSILGDARNTKMQSVMNLKIKYRESFRPFAPSVLRERVSDFFEMNTDSPYMLLVAPVMEKRRLPLPANRLELWGIDLLNVPRSDIPAVTHLDYSARIQTVHEETNPRYYRLLKSFEAQTGYPVLVNTSFNVRGEPIVSTPADAYRCFMRTEMDVLVLENCVLYKTKQKPLENDTNWQKEFELD
- a CDS encoding SxtJ family membrane protein — its product is MDRTSQQPSKKDFRQFGFLVGGVFTVIGLWPVVFRSESPRLWAMILGSLLIVLGAVAPQSLKQVHKGWMKVGHVLGSINTKIILGIIYYLLITPMGLVMRLMGKDPMHRTLAQGMDTYRIVRLPRPRHHMRNQF
- a CDS encoding DegT/DnrJ/EryC1/StrS family aminotransferase, which produces MGVPLLDLKAHHEPLHQEVMAALEQAFRSQAFILGPDVGKLEERVATYCQSKYGIGVTSGTDALLVALMALGIGAGDEVITTPYSFFATAGAVVRLGAKPVLVDIDPVTYNIDPSKIKSVLTAKSKAIIPVHLYGQSADMAPIMDIAKRHNLSVIEDAAQAIGSEYHDGRRACSIGTIGCLSFFPSKNLGCLGDGGMAITNDPDLAERMRVLRVHGSKPKYYHKRIGGNFRLDTIQAAVLNVKLNYLDGWTKKRQENATRYETLFMQSGLTQTGRVKLPEPVYRSSGAKHYHIYNQFVLRVEQRDALMAHLKQKGIGAEIYYPVPFHLQECFLYLGYKPGDFPESERAANETIAIPIYPELTPAQQSEVVEAIAAFYG